CACAAAAGGCTTTTCGAGCTGGATGAGTCCTATGATACCATAATTGATAAGGGCAATGAATTCCGGACGGATACCTTCGCCAACCAAAGATTCTTTCTTGATTTCGAGCGAGCGGATGCGCTTCGCCTTGATATAGAGCTGGTCTGTCAGAGAAGAAGGGCGCAAGATTCTCCAAGAGGCTCCATAATCATGAAGCTTCTTCTCAAATAATGTCCTGCATTCACTCATGACATCCTTAAACTGCTGTTCTGTTTTCAATAAATCTGCCATAATAATTTCGAAATTCGGTGCAAATTTACGCATTTATTATGAAATAGCCAAATAATTATTTTGTTTTTCGCTTAATTTGCTGTAACTTTAAATAAGTTACGCTGCATCTCAACAATAAAAACAAAAAAAAAACTTTTTTTATTATGTATTGTCTTCGATTTGCTGTAACTTTTGATAAGTTACGCTGCACTCGGAAGAAAAAATAAATCGCGATTTATTTTGTTTTTCGCTCGATTTGCTGTAACTTTGCACCCCGAAAGTAAAAAGAGTATGAGAAATTTGACCAATGCCGAACTGGCACAGATACTGGATAAGGATATATTTCATAAGATTTCAGAGGCAGCAGATGGGCTGTCTGTGGAGTGTTATGTAGTAGGTGGATATGTGCGTGATCTCTTCCTGGAGCGACCTTCCAATGATATTGATGTCGTTGTGGTTGGTAGCGGTATAGAGGTTGCTTCTGCCTTGAAGAAGATGCTCGGAAGAAAGGCGCATCTCTCTGTGTTCCGTAATTTCGGAACAGCACAAGTGAAATATCAGGATACAGAAGTGGAGTTTGTGGGCGCCCGTAAGGAGAGCTATCAGCACGATTCCAGAAAGCCTATTGTGGAAGATGGAACGCTGGAGGATGACCAGAACCGCCGCGACTTTACCATCAATGCGATGGCTATCTGCCTGAACAAAGACCGTTTTGGAGAACTCGTAGATCCTTTTGATGGCGTCTACGATATGGAAGATGGCATTATTGCCACTCCGCTCGACCCGGATATCACTTTTTCTGATGACCCGCTGCGTATGATGCGTTGCGTGCGTTTCGCTACCCAACTCAATTTCCAGATAGAGGAGGAGACCTATGATGCGCTCTCCCGCAATGCCGAGCGCCTGAAGATTATCAGTGCTGAGCGAATCTGCGACGAGATGAACAAGATTATGCTCTCCAAGCACCCAAGCAGCGGTTTCTATTACCTGAAAGATACAGGTCTGCTCGATCTCATTCTTCCGGAACTGATTGCGATGGACAAGGTGGAAACCCGTAACGGCAGGGCACATAAGAATAATTACGACCATACGATGGAGGTGCTCGAGAATGTGTGCAAGCATTCAGATAACCTCTGGCTCCGCTGGGCTGCTCTCTTCCACGACATCGGTAAACCGAAGAGCAAGCGCTGGGACAATAATATCGGCTGGACATTCCACAGTCATAATATAATAGGTGCAAAGATGATTCCGGGTATCTTCCGCCGTATGAAACTTCCGATGGATGCGAAGATGAAGTATGTGCAGAAGCTGGTAGAACTCCACATGCGTCCGATTGTGATTGCTGATGAGGAGGTTACCGACAGTGCCGTTCGCCGCCTGCTGAATGATGCCGGTGATGACATCAACGACCTGATGACGCTCTGCGAGGCTGATATCACCAGCAAGAACCAGGTGCGCAAGCAGCGTTTTCTGGATAATTTCAAGATGGTGCGCGAGAAACTGGTTGATCTGCAGGAACGTGATTATAAGCGACTTCTCCAGCCATGCATCGATGGTAATGAGATTATGGAGATGTTCCATCTTACCCCTTGCCGCGAGGTAGGCACCCTGAAGCAGTATCTCAAGGATGCTGTATTGGATAATAAGGTGGCTAATGAGCGTGAACCGTTGATGGAACTTCTGATGAAGAAGGCTCAGGAGATGGGATTGGTAAATGCAGAAAACTCAAAATAGAGAATAATTTTTGTTAAATAACGGCTCCTTGCGAGCCGTTATTCATTTATTATTAGTACTTTTGCAGTGCTTTTAAAACTTAAAGGTGCATAAAAGTTTTCGCTAGAGGACGAAAAGACTTTTGGATAAGAGAAGATAAAAGATTAAATAATAAATTTATAATATAAAAATAGGTATGAAAATTAAAAGCGTTTTGTTTGTTGCAGCAGTTTGTGTTCTTGCTGCGTTGACATCATGTGGTGGAAGTAAGAAGGGCGGTCTGCCTGACTTCAGCGATGATGAGTTCGCTGTAGCTACTATCGGTACTTCCAGCGCCGCATTGCAGACTACCTATCCTGCTACCATCAAGGGTATCCAGGATGTAGAGGTACGTCCTAAGGTTTCTGGTTTTATCACTAAGGTTTTTGTACACGAGGGACAGACTGTATCAGCAGGTCAGGCTTTGTTCTCTATTGATAGCGAGACCTATCAGGCTGCTGTCCGTTCTGCAGCTGCCGCTGTAAACACAGCTAAGGCACAGGCTAATACAGCCAAGTTGACCTATCAGAACAATAAGAAATTGTATGATAGCAAGATTATCGGTGAATATGAACTCTCTACAGCAGCTAACAGCTATGCAACAGCTAAGGCTCAGGTAGCTCAGGCAGAGGCAGCTTTGGCTTCAGCCCGCGAGCAGTTGGCTTGGTGTACCGTTACCAGTCCTTCTGCTGGTGTAGTAGGTAGTCTTCCTTTCAAGGTAGGTGCTCTGGTAAGTGCTTCTGGTCAGGCTCTTACTACCGTTTCCAATATCAGCACTATGGAGGTATTCTTCTCACTCTCTGAGTCTCAGATCTTGAGCATGTCTAAGACCAATGGTAGCATTCAGGCAGCCATCGCAGCGTTCCCAGCTGTTAAGTTGCAGTTGGCAGACGGTTCTATCTATAATCACCCGGGTAAGGTGGTTAAGATGAGTGGTGTCATCGATGCTACTTCCGGTTCTATCTCTCTCATCGCTCACTTCGCTAACCCAGAGAAGTTGCTGAAGAGTGGTGGTGCAGGTTCTATCGTCGTTCCTAACGATCATAACAGCGCTATCGTTATCCCTCAGGAGGCTTGCTCTCAGGTTCAGGATAAGATTTTCGTTTACATCGTAACCAAGGATAACAAGGTGAAGTATTCTGAGATCAAGGTCAATCCACAGGATGATGGCAAGAACTATATCGTAACTGCAGGTCTTCATGTAGGCGATCGTATTGTTTTGAAGGGTATTACCAAGTTGACCGATGGTCAGCAGATCAAGCCTATCACTCTGGAGCGCTACAATCAGAAGATTGCTGAGGCTGCCAAGTTGGCTGAGTCTCAGGATAACGCTCATGCCTTCGCTACTGCTATGGGCGGAAAGAAGTAATATATAATAAGGTATAAAGAAAAATAGTAAATTATGTCATTTACAAACTTTATAAAACGCCCGGTACTTTCGACGGTGGTTTCCATCTTCTTCGTCTTGCTGGGTATTATCGGCTTGGTATCGCTGCCTATCGAGCAGTATCCGAATATCGCGCCGCCTACCATCACGGTAAATGCTGACTATACGGGTGCAGATGCCCAGACGGTGTTGAACTCTGTCGTTGCTCCGCTGGAGGAGAGTATCAACGGTGTGGAGAACATGACTTATATGACCTCTTCCGCGTCTAACTCTGGTGATGCTGAGATCACCGTTTACTTCAAGCAGGGTTCCGACCCAGATATGGCTGCGGTCAACGTACAGAACCGTGTATCTCAGGCGCAGTCTCTGCTGCCTGCCGAGGTTACCAGGGTGGGTGTCACTGTAACCAAGCGTCAGAGTTCTAACGTCATCATGTTCGCTCTGACTACAGACGATGGCCGTTATGACGACCAGTTTGTTACCAACTACGCCCTGATCAACGTCATTCCTCAGTTGAAGCGTATCAATGGTGTGGGTGATGTGCAGAGCCCTTCTGCCCGTAACTACTCTATGCGTATCTGGTTGAAGCCAGAGAAGATGAAGGAGTTCGGACTGGTTCCTTCTGATGTTTCTCAGGCTTTGGCAGAGCAGAATATCGAGGCTGCCCCTGGTAGCTTTGGTGAAAGCTCTGATATGCAGTATGAATATACCTTGCGCTACAAGGGTCGTTTGAAGACTCCAATGGAGTATGAGAACATCCTTATCAAGAGCAATACTTCCGGTCAGACGCTCCGTTTGGGCGAAATTGCCAAGGTTGAGTTGGGTGGTTTGCAGTATAACGTAAACCTGCTCAATGATGGTCAGCCTGCCGTGCTGGGTATGGTTCAGCAGATTGCCGGTTCCAACGCTACCCAGATTGCCAGCGACGTAAAGAAAACGCTTGATGAACTGGAGAAGAGTTATCCTCCTGGGTTGAAGAATGTTATCCTGATGGATGTTACTGAGTTCTTGTTCGCATCTATCGAGGAAGTTATCTTCACCTTGATCATCACCCTGGTACTGGTGTTTATCGTAGTGTATATCTTCTTGCAGGACTTCCGTTCTACGCTGATTCCTATGATTGCCGTGCCTGTGGCTTTGGTCGGTACCTTCCTCTTCCTCTGGATCTTCGGATTCTCCATCAACCTGCTTACGCTGTCAGCCCTGCTGCTGGCTATTGCGATTGTGGTCGATGATGCCATTGTGGTGGTCGAGGCGGTTCACGCCAAGCTCGACCAGGGTTACAAGAGTGCCCTTACTGCAGCTATCGATGCGATGAACGAAATTTCCAGCGCCATCATCTCTATTACATTGGTGATGTCTGCCGTGTTCGTTCCTGTATCGTTCATCGGTGGTACTTCCGGTTACTTCTACCGTGAGTTCGGTGTAACCATGGCGGTATCTATCGTTATTTCGGCTATCAATGCGTTGACGCTGTCTCCTGCACTCTGTGCCGTGTTACTGAAGCCACACGAGGAGGGTCACGAGAAGAAAATGTCTTTCATCGACCGATTCCATGCTGGATTCAACTATCAGTTTGATAAGATTACCAATAAATATAAAGGTGGTGTCAAGTGGGTTATCAATCATGGCATCATCGCTGGTAGCCTCGTGGCTGTCAGCATCGTAGGTCTGGTTGCCCTGATGGGTACAACCAAGACGGGTCTGGTGCCTGATGAGGATACCGGTACTATCTTCGCTTGTATCTCTACAGCTCCTGGTACTTCTCAGGAACGTACAGCAGAGGTGGTTAAGCAGGTAGATAAGATGCTGGCTAGCAACCCAGCCATCGCAACCCGTAACGCCATCATGGGTTATAGCTTTATCGGTGGTGCCGGTTCTAACCAGGGTACCATCATCGTGAAGCTGAAGCCATTCGAGGAGCGTCCGGGTGGATTCTTCCACCGTATCAAGGAGGCTTGTACCGGTGGCGGTATCGAGGCGCTGTTTGTCAACCCTATGGAGTATACCTCTGTATTGGGTATGATCTACAAGCAGACTGCTACAATCAAGGATGCACAGGTGCTTGCCTTTGCTCCACCTATGA
This Segatella copri DSM 18205 DNA region includes the following protein-coding sequences:
- a CDS encoding CCA tRNA nucleotidyltransferase — protein: MRNLTNAELAQILDKDIFHKISEAADGLSVECYVVGGYVRDLFLERPSNDIDVVVVGSGIEVASALKKMLGRKAHLSVFRNFGTAQVKYQDTEVEFVGARKESYQHDSRKPIVEDGTLEDDQNRRDFTINAMAICLNKDRFGELVDPFDGVYDMEDGIIATPLDPDITFSDDPLRMMRCVRFATQLNFQIEEETYDALSRNAERLKIISAERICDEMNKIMLSKHPSSGFYYLKDTGLLDLILPELIAMDKVETRNGRAHKNNYDHTMEVLENVCKHSDNLWLRWAALFHDIGKPKSKRWDNNIGWTFHSHNIIGAKMIPGIFRRMKLPMDAKMKYVQKLVELHMRPIVIADEEVTDSAVRRLLNDAGDDINDLMTLCEADITSKNQVRKQRFLDNFKMVREKLVDLQERDYKRLLQPCIDGNEIMEMFHLTPCREVGTLKQYLKDAVLDNKVANEREPLMELLMKKAQEMGLVNAENSK
- a CDS encoding efflux RND transporter periplasmic adaptor subunit, with the protein product MKIKSVLFVAAVCVLAALTSCGGSKKGGLPDFSDDEFAVATIGTSSAALQTTYPATIKGIQDVEVRPKVSGFITKVFVHEGQTVSAGQALFSIDSETYQAAVRSAAAAVNTAKAQANTAKLTYQNNKKLYDSKIIGEYELSTAANSYATAKAQVAQAEAALASAREQLAWCTVTSPSAGVVGSLPFKVGALVSASGQALTTVSNISTMEVFFSLSESQILSMSKTNGSIQAAIAAFPAVKLQLADGSIYNHPGKVVKMSGVIDATSGSISLIAHFANPEKLLKSGGAGSIVVPNDHNSAIVIPQEACSQVQDKIFVYIVTKDNKVKYSEIKVNPQDDGKNYIVTAGLHVGDRIVLKGITKLTDGQQIKPITLERYNQKIAEAAKLAESQDNAHAFATAMGGKK
- a CDS encoding efflux RND transporter permease subunit: MSFTNFIKRPVLSTVVSIFFVLLGIIGLVSLPIEQYPNIAPPTITVNADYTGADAQTVLNSVVAPLEESINGVENMTYMTSSASNSGDAEITVYFKQGSDPDMAAVNVQNRVSQAQSLLPAEVTRVGVTVTKRQSSNVIMFALTTDDGRYDDQFVTNYALINVIPQLKRINGVGDVQSPSARNYSMRIWLKPEKMKEFGLVPSDVSQALAEQNIEAAPGSFGESSDMQYEYTLRYKGRLKTPMEYENILIKSNTSGQTLRLGEIAKVELGGLQYNVNLLNDGQPAVLGMVQQIAGSNATQIASDVKKTLDELEKSYPPGLKNVILMDVTEFLFASIEEVIFTLIITLVLVFIVVYIFLQDFRSTLIPMIAVPVALVGTFLFLWIFGFSINLLTLSALLLAIAIVVDDAIVVVEAVHAKLDQGYKSALTAAIDAMNEISSAIISITLVMSAVFVPVSFIGGTSGYFYREFGVTMAVSIVISAINALTLSPALCAVLLKPHEEGHEKKMSFIDRFHAGFNYQFDKITNKYKGGVKWVINHGIIAGSLVAVSIVGLVALMGTTKTGLVPDEDTGTIFACISTAPGTSQERTAEVVKQVDKMLASNPAIATRNAIMGYSFIGGAGSNQGTIIVKLKPFEERPGGFFHRIKEACTGGGIEALFVNPMEYTSVLGMIYKQTATIKDAQVLAFAPPMISGFSMQNGITMTMQDKTGGDLNKFFDNVKKFLAELNKRPEIQTAQTQYNPNYPQYMVDVDVAKTKQAGISPSTVLSVMQGYLGGLYASNFNAYGKLYRVMIQAGPESRMRPDDLSKIYVRCADGTMSPVSEFVNLKKVYGPANITRFNLFTSMDVSVTPNSGYSTGDGMKAIAEVAKETLPEGYGYEYSGLTRSEAESSNSTGLIFALCIVFVYLILSAQYESYILPLSVVLSIPFGLAGAFIFTNLFGHSNDIYMQISLIMLIGLLAKNAILIVQFALERRRTGMAIKYSAILGAGARLRPILMTSLAMVIGLLPLMFASGVGKNGNQTLGAAAVGGMLLGTICQIFVVPALFAVFQWLQEKLTPMKFEDELNEEVAAELEQYANAAHQKKGIDKK